One segment of Enterobacter ludwigii DNA contains the following:
- the lrp gene encoding leucine-responsive transcriptional regulator Lrp, with amino-acid sequence MVDSKKRPGKDLDRIDRNILNELQKDGRISNVELSKRVGLSPTPCLERVRRLERQGFIQGYTALLNPHYLDASLLVFVEITLNRGAPDVFEQFNAAVQKLEEIQECHLVSGDFDYLLKTRVPDMSAYRKLLGETLLRLPGVNDTRTYVVMEEVKQSNRLVIKTR; translated from the coding sequence ATGGTAGATAGCAAGAAGCGCCCTGGCAAAGATCTCGACCGTATCGATCGTAACATTCTTAATGAATTGCAAAAGGATGGGCGTATTTCCAACGTCGAGCTTTCAAAACGTGTGGGACTTTCCCCGACGCCGTGCCTTGAGCGTGTGCGCCGACTGGAAAGACAGGGTTTCATTCAGGGCTATACGGCTCTGTTGAACCCGCATTATCTGGATGCCTCACTTCTGGTATTTGTTGAGATTACTCTGAATCGTGGTGCGCCGGATGTGTTTGAGCAATTTAACGCCGCTGTACAAAAACTTGAAGAAATTCAAGAGTGTCATCTGGTATCCGGTGATTTCGACTACCTGTTGAAAACCCGTGTGCCTGATATGTCCGCCTACCGTAAGCTGCTGGGTGAAACCCTGCTGCGTCTGCCGGGCGTGAATGACACCCGTACCTATGTGGTGATGGAAGAAGTCAAACAGAGCAATCGTCTGGTTATTAAGACGCGCTAA
- the ftsK gene encoding DNA translocase FtsK, whose amino-acid sequence MSQEYTEDKEVTLSKLSSGRRLLEALLIVIALFAVWLMAALLSFNPSDPSWSQTAWHEPIHNLGGVPGAWLADTLFFIFGVMAYTLPVIIIGGCWFAWRHRQNDDYIDYFAVSLRLIGALALILTSCGLAAINADDIWYFASGGVIGSLLSSALQPMLHSSGGTLALLCIWAAGLTLFTGWSWVSIAEKIGSFILTLLTFASNRTRRDDTWVDEDEYEDEYEEEGDAPVQRRESRRARIMRGALARRQRVAEKFANPLGRKTDAALFSGKRMDEDDQVEYRAAGAAVDPNDVLFSGNRATPGAFDEYDPLLNGHSVTEPVAAAAAATTASQAYAAPADAVMPSAPVPPPESAIQQPQVEWQTAPGVHTPEPVIAPEPESYVPVQQEAWQQPYQPEPAYEPQGYPQYAQPAAQPHQEYVPEPVEPEQPYVAPQPEPDVVEEAKPSRPPLYYFEEVEERRAREREQLAAWYQPVPEPVQEPVTKAPSVSVPPVDPTPAVAPVAESVKQATAAAAAAAPVFSLATGGAPRPQVKEGIGPQLPRPNRVRVPTRRELASYGIKLPSQRMAEEKARENEYEDDVDEMHQDELARQFAAQQHQRYGEEYQHEVHHPQDEDDAAEAELARQFAATQQQRYAGEQPAGANPFSLSDFEFSPMKDLVDDGPSEPLFTPSAMPDAEPTRPQTAPAPQAYAQPQQPALQAYAQPQQPAPQAYAQPQQPAPQAYAQPQQPAPQAYAQPQQPAPQAYAQPQQPAPQAYAQPQQPPQPPQFQQPQAQPQESLIHPLLMRNGDSRPLQRPSTPLPSLDLLTPPPAEVEPVDTFALEQMARLVEARLADFRIKADVVNYSPGPVITRFELNLAPGVKAARISNLSRDLARSLSTVAVRVVEVIPGKPYVGLELPNKKRQTVYLREVLDNAKFRDNPSPLSVVLGKDIAGEPVVADLAKMPHLLVAGTTGSGKSVGVNAMILSMLYKAQPEDVRFIMIDPKMLELSVYEGIPHLLTEVVTDMKDAANALRWSVNEMERRYKLMSALGVRNLAGYNEKIAEAARMGRPIPDPYWKPGDSMDAQHPVLEKLPYIVVLVDEFADLMMTVGKKVEELIARLAQKARAAGIHLVLATQRPSVDVITGLIKANIPTRIAFTVSSKIDSRTILDQGGAESLLGMGDMLYSGPNSTSPVRVHGAFVRDQEVHAVVQDWKARGRPQYVDGITSDSESEGGGGGLDGGEELDPLFDQAVNFVTEKRKASISGVQRQFRIGYNRAARIIEQMEAQGIVSEQGHNGNREVLAPPPFD is encoded by the coding sequence TTGAGCCAGGAATACACTGAAGACAAAGAAGTCACATTATCGAAGCTAAGCAGCGGACGTCGTCTCCTCGAGGCTTTGCTGATTGTTATTGCCCTTTTTGCCGTCTGGCTGATGGCAGCCCTACTCAGTTTCAACCCCTCAGATCCCAGCTGGTCACAAACCGCCTGGCATGAGCCTATCCATAACTTAGGCGGTGTTCCCGGCGCCTGGCTTGCAGATACGCTCTTCTTCATTTTCGGGGTGATGGCCTACACCCTTCCCGTCATTATCATTGGCGGATGCTGGTTTGCCTGGCGCCATCGTCAAAACGATGACTATATCGACTATTTCGCGGTGTCGCTGCGCCTGATTGGCGCACTGGCGCTGATCCTCACCTCGTGTGGGCTGGCGGCTATCAACGCCGATGATATCTGGTATTTCGCCTCTGGCGGGGTGATCGGCAGCCTGTTGAGCTCTGCGCTACAGCCCATGCTTCATAGCAGCGGTGGCACGCTTGCTTTGCTCTGCATCTGGGCGGCAGGACTGACGCTGTTCACCGGCTGGTCGTGGGTGAGCATCGCTGAGAAGATCGGCAGCTTTATCCTCACCCTCCTGACCTTCGCCAGCAACCGTACCCGTCGCGACGATACGTGGGTTGACGAAGATGAATATGAAGATGAGTACGAAGAGGAAGGCGATGCTCCCGTTCAGCGTCGCGAATCTCGTCGTGCCCGCATTATGCGCGGCGCGCTGGCGCGTCGTCAGCGTGTTGCCGAGAAATTTGCCAACCCGCTAGGCCGTAAAACCGATGCGGCGCTCTTCTCCGGCAAACGCATGGATGAAGACGATCAGGTTGAATATCGTGCAGCCGGTGCGGCTGTCGATCCAAACGATGTGCTCTTCTCCGGCAACCGTGCCACGCCGGGAGCGTTTGATGAATACGACCCGCTGTTAAATGGTCACTCCGTGACCGAGCCGGTCGCTGCAGCGGCCGCCGCCACTACGGCTTCACAGGCGTATGCCGCTCCAGCCGATGCGGTGATGCCTTCAGCACCGGTTCCACCGCCCGAATCCGCCATTCAGCAACCCCAGGTGGAGTGGCAAACCGCCCCTGGCGTTCATACGCCTGAGCCGGTTATTGCGCCAGAGCCAGAGAGCTATGTTCCTGTCCAGCAGGAAGCCTGGCAGCAGCCTTATCAGCCGGAGCCGGCATATGAGCCTCAGGGATATCCGCAGTACGCGCAGCCTGCCGCACAGCCTCATCAGGAGTACGTGCCGGAGCCGGTTGAACCTGAACAGCCATACGTAGCGCCTCAGCCTGAGCCTGACGTGGTGGAAGAGGCGAAACCGTCTCGTCCGCCATTGTACTATTTTGAAGAGGTTGAAGAGCGGCGTGCCCGCGAGCGTGAACAGCTGGCGGCCTGGTATCAGCCTGTGCCTGAACCGGTGCAGGAGCCTGTAACCAAAGCACCTTCTGTTTCGGTTCCTCCGGTTGATCCAACGCCTGCCGTTGCACCTGTTGCTGAAAGCGTGAAGCAGGCTACAGCGGCAGCCGCTGCGGCTGCCCCGGTCTTTAGCCTCGCCACAGGCGGTGCGCCACGTCCACAGGTGAAAGAGGGCATTGGCCCGCAGTTACCTCGCCCAAACCGTGTTCGCGTGCCAACGCGGCGTGAGCTGGCCTCCTACGGTATCAAGCTCCCTTCTCAGCGTATGGCTGAGGAGAAAGCGCGCGAGAATGAGTATGAAGATGACGTTGATGAAATGCATCAGGATGAACTGGCGCGCCAGTTCGCCGCGCAGCAGCATCAGCGCTATGGCGAAGAATACCAGCATGAAGTGCATCATCCGCAAGACGAAGATGACGCGGCTGAGGCGGAATTAGCGCGCCAGTTCGCGGCCACGCAGCAGCAGCGTTATGCCGGTGAGCAGCCCGCCGGAGCGAATCCGTTCTCGCTGTCGGATTTTGAATTCTCGCCAATGAAAGATCTGGTTGATGATGGCCCGAGCGAGCCGCTGTTCACGCCGAGCGCGATGCCGGACGCTGAACCGACGCGTCCGCAGACTGCGCCAGCGCCGCAGGCGTATGCACAGCCGCAACAACCGGCACTGCAGGCGTATGCACAGCCGCAGCAACCGGCACCGCAGGCGTATGCACAGCCGCAACAACCGGCACCGCAGGCGTATGCACAACCGCAGCAACCGGCACCGCAGGCGTATGCACAGCCGCAGCAACCGGCGCCGCAAGCGTATGCACAGCCGCAGCAACCGGCGCCGCAGGCTTACGCGCAACCGCAGCAGCCACCACAGCCGCCGCAGTTCCAGCAGCCTCAGGCACAGCCGCAGGAGAGTCTCATTCACCCGCTGCTGATGCGTAACGGCGACAGCCGTCCGTTGCAGCGTCCAAGCACGCCTCTGCCGTCGCTGGATCTGTTAACCCCACCGCCGGCTGAAGTCGAGCCGGTCGATACCTTTGCTCTTGAGCAGATGGCTCGTCTGGTGGAAGCGCGTCTGGCGGACTTCCGTATCAAGGCTGATGTGGTCAACTACTCCCCAGGGCCGGTGATCACTCGCTTCGAACTTAATCTGGCACCAGGCGTAAAAGCCGCGCGTATTTCTAACCTTTCCCGTGACCTGGCGCGTTCTCTGTCGACCGTGGCGGTGCGTGTTGTAGAGGTTATTCCGGGTAAACCTTACGTCGGTCTTGAACTGCCGAATAAGAAACGTCAGACCGTTTACCTGCGCGAAGTCCTGGATAACGCGAAGTTCCGTGACAACCCGTCACCGCTGAGCGTGGTTCTGGGTAAAGATATTGCGGGCGAGCCGGTGGTGGCCGATCTGGCAAAAATGCCTCACCTGCTGGTGGCAGGTACCACCGGCTCCGGTAAATCCGTCGGTGTGAACGCCATGATCCTCAGCATGCTCTATAAAGCGCAGCCGGAAGATGTTCGTTTCATCATGATCGACCCGAAAATGCTGGAACTGTCGGTCTATGAAGGTATCCCGCATCTGCTGACAGAAGTGGTTACCGACATGAAAGACGCGGCCAATGCCCTGCGCTGGAGCGTTAATGAGATGGAGCGTCGCTACAAGCTGATGTCTGCGCTGGGCGTGCGTAACCTTGCCGGTTATAACGAGAAAATCGCCGAGGCGGCACGGATGGGTCGTCCGATTCCGGACCCTTACTGGAAACCGGGCGACAGCATGGATGCCCAACATCCGGTGCTGGAAAAACTGCCTTACATCGTCGTGCTGGTGGATGAATTCGCTGACCTGATGATGACCGTCGGTAAAAAAGTGGAAGAGCTGATTGCACGTCTGGCGCAAAAAGCGCGTGCGGCCGGCATCCACCTGGTTCTGGCGACGCAGCGTCCGTCTGTGGACGTTATTACGGGTCTGATCAAAGCGAACATTCCAACCCGTATCGCGTTTACCGTATCGAGCAAAATTGACTCGCGTACTATTCTCGACCAGGGTGGCGCGGAGTCGCTGCTGGGTATGGGGGACATGCTTTACTCTGGCCCGAACTCCACCTCTCCGGTGCGTGTTCACGGCGCATTTGTTCGCGACCAGGAAGTTCACGCCGTGGTGCAGGACTGGAAAGCGCGCGGTCGTCCGCAATATGTTGATGGCATTACCTCCGACAGCGAAAGCGAAGGCGGCGGTGGTGGCCTGGACGGCGGCGAGGAGCTGGATCCGTTATTCGACCAGGCGGTTAACTTCGTCACCGAAAAACGTAAAGCCTCTATCTCGGGTGTGCAGCGTCAGTTCCGCATCGGCTACAACCGCGCAGCGCGCATCATCGAGCAGATGGAAGCGCAGGGCATTGTGAGCGAGCAGGGGCACAACGGTAACCGTGAGGTGCTGGCACCGCCGCCGTTTGATTAA
- the lolA gene encoding outer membrane lipoprotein chaperone LolA encodes MKKIAIACALLTSFVASSVWADAASDLKSRLDKVSSFHASFTQKVTDGSGNAVQEGQGDLWVKRPNLFNWHMTQPDESILVSDGKTLWFYNPFVEQATATWLKDATSNTPFMLIARNQSSDWQQYNIKQNGDEFVLTPKGSNGNLKQFTINVSTNGTINQFGAVEQDDQRSSYQLKTQQNGAVDASKFTFTPPQGVTVDDQRNK; translated from the coding sequence ATGAAAAAAATCGCAATCGCCTGTGCATTACTCACCAGTTTTGTCGCCAGCAGCGTCTGGGCTGATGCGGCAAGCGACCTTAAAAGCCGACTGGATAAAGTGAGCAGTTTCCACGCCAGCTTCACGCAAAAAGTGACTGACGGCAGTGGCAATGCGGTGCAGGAAGGTCAGGGGGATTTGTGGGTAAAACGCCCGAATCTGTTTAACTGGCATATGACTCAGCCGGATGAGAGCATCCTGGTTTCTGACGGTAAGACCCTGTGGTTCTACAACCCGTTTGTCGAGCAGGCTACCGCGACCTGGCTGAAAGACGCGACCAGCAATACGCCTTTCATGCTGATTGCGCGTAACCAGTCCAGCGACTGGCAGCAGTACAATATCAAACAGAATGGTGATGAGTTTGTTCTGACGCCGAAAGGCAGCAATGGCAACCTGAAACAGTTCACCATCAACGTGAGCACCAACGGAACCATCAATCAGTTTGGTGCGGTTGAGCAGGACGACCAGCGTAGCAGCTACCAGCTCAAGACCCAGCAAAACGGCGCGGTTGACGCGTCTAAATTCACCTTTACCCCGCCGCAGGGCGTAACGGTGGACGATCAGCGCAACAAGTAA
- the rarA gene encoding replication-associated recombination protein RarA — protein sequence MSNLSLDFSENAFQPLAARMRPENLAQYIGQQHLLAAGKPLPRAIEAGHLHSMILWGPPGTGKTTLAEVIARYANADVERISAVTSGVKEIREAIERARQNRNAGRRTILFVDEVHRFNKSQQDAFLPHIEDGTIFFIGATTENPSFELNSALLSRARVYLLKSLTVEDIEQVLTQAMNDNARGYGGQDIVLPDDTRRAIAELVNGDARRALNTLEMMADMAELDASGKRVLKPALLTEIAGERSARFDNKGDRFYDLISALHKSVRGSAPDAALYWYARIITAGGDPLYVARRCLAIASEDVGNADPRAMQVAISAWDCFTRVGPAEGERAIAQAIVYLACAPKSNAVYTAFKAAMSDARERPDYDVPVHLRNAPTKLMKEMGYGQEYRYAHDEPNAYAAGEEYFPQEMAQTRYYHPTNRGLEGKIGEKLAWLAEQDQNSPIKRYR from the coding sequence GTGAGCAATCTGTCGCTCGATTTTTCTGAGAATGCGTTTCAACCTCTGGCCGCTCGTATGCGGCCAGAAAATTTAGCGCAGTACATCGGCCAGCAACACCTGCTGGCTGCGGGGAAACCCTTGCCGCGTGCTATTGAGGCCGGGCATCTGCACTCCATGATCCTCTGGGGCCCACCCGGTACAGGCAAAACCACGCTCGCGGAAGTTATCGCCCGCTATGCTAACGCGGATGTCGAGCGCATCTCGGCGGTCACGTCCGGCGTGAAGGAGATCCGCGAGGCGATTGAACGTGCGCGGCAAAACCGCAATGCCGGGCGACGTACCATTCTCTTTGTCGACGAAGTTCACCGTTTCAATAAAAGCCAGCAGGATGCTTTCCTGCCGCACATTGAAGACGGCACCATTTTCTTCATCGGTGCCACCACCGAAAACCCGTCGTTTGAGCTCAATTCCGCACTGCTTTCCCGTGCACGTGTTTACCTGCTCAAATCCCTGACCGTGGAGGATATTGAACAGGTTCTCACGCAGGCGATGAACGATAACGCGCGCGGCTACGGCGGGCAGGATATCGTTCTGCCTGACGACACGCGCCGGGCGATCGCTGAACTGGTTAACGGCGACGCCCGCCGGGCACTCAATACGCTGGAAATGATGGCCGATATGGCCGAACTGGATGCGTCCGGCAAACGGGTACTGAAACCGGCGTTGCTCACCGAAATCGCCGGGGAGCGCAGCGCGCGTTTCGACAATAAAGGCGATCGGTTTTACGATCTAATTTCGGCACTGCATAAGTCCGTGCGCGGCAGCGCGCCCGATGCGGCGCTTTACTGGTATGCCCGCATTATCACCGCCGGTGGCGATCCGCTGTATGTGGCCCGTCGCTGCCTGGCGATTGCCTCTGAAGATGTCGGGAATGCCGACCCGCGCGCCATGCAGGTGGCTATTTCGGCCTGGGACTGCTTTACCCGCGTCGGGCCTGCTGAAGGCGAGCGTGCTATCGCTCAGGCGATTGTTTATCTGGCCTGCGCACCGAAAAGTAACGCTGTCTATACCGCCTTTAAAGCGGCCATGTCCGACGCTCGTGAACGTCCGGATTATGACGTGCCGGTTCATCTGCGCAATGCGCCGACCAAACTGATGAAAGAGATGGGGTATGGGCAGGAATACCGCTACGCCCACGACGAACCCAATGCCTACGCCGCCGGGGAGGAATATTTCCCGCAGGAGATGGCACAAACCCGCTATTATCACCCCACAAACAGAGGTCTTGAAGGCAAGATTGGCGAAAAGCTCGCCTGGCTCGCCGAACAGGATCAAAATAGCCCTATAAAACGCTACCGTTAG
- the serS gene encoding serine--tRNA ligase has translation MLDPNLLRNEPDAVAEKLARRGFKLDVDKLRALEERRKVLQVQTENLQAERNSRSKSIGQAKARGEDIEPLRLEVNKLGEELDQAKAELDVLQAEIRDIALAIPNIPDDSVPVGKDENDNVEVKRWGTPREFDFEVRDHVTLGEMHAGLDFAAAVKLTGSRFVVMKGQIAHLHRALAQFMLDLHTEQHGYSETYVPYLVNHDTLYGTGQLPKFAGDLFHTRPLDEEADSSNYALIPTAEVPLTNLVRDEIIDEDDLPIKLTAHSPCFRSEAGSYGRDTRGLIRMHQFDKVEMVQIVRPEESMDALEEMTGHAEKVLELLGLPYRRMALCTGDMGFGACKTFDLEVWVPAQNTYREISSCSNVWDFQARRMQARCRSKSDKKTRLVHTLNGSGLAVGRTLVAVLENYQQADGRIEIPEVLRPYMKGQQYIG, from the coding sequence ATGCTCGATCCCAATCTGCTGCGTAATGAGCCAGACGCAGTCGCTGAAAAACTGGCACGCCGGGGCTTTAAGCTGGATGTAGATAAGCTGCGCGCTCTTGAAGAGCGTCGTAAAGTTCTGCAGGTACAAACTGAAAATCTGCAGGCAGAGCGTAATTCTCGATCGAAATCCATCGGCCAGGCGAAAGCGCGCGGGGAAGACATTGAGCCATTACGCCTGGAAGTGAACAAACTGGGTGAAGAGCTGGATCAGGCGAAAGCGGAGCTGGACGTGCTTCAGGCCGAGATCCGTGATATCGCGCTGGCGATCCCGAACATTCCTGACGATAGCGTACCTGTCGGTAAAGATGAAAACGACAACGTTGAAGTGAAACGCTGGGGCACGCCTCGCGAGTTCGACTTCGAGGTTCGCGATCATGTGACCCTGGGCGAAATGCATGCCGGCCTGGACTTTGCGGCCGCAGTTAAGCTGACCGGTTCTCGCTTCGTTGTGATGAAAGGCCAGATTGCTCATCTGCATCGCGCTCTGGCGCAGTTTATGCTGGATCTGCACACCGAGCAGCACGGCTACAGCGAAACCTACGTCCCGTATCTGGTTAACCACGATACGCTGTACGGTACTGGCCAGCTGCCAAAATTTGCCGGCGATCTGTTCCACACCCGTCCGCTGGACGAGGAAGCTGACAGCAGCAACTACGCGCTGATCCCAACTGCGGAAGTGCCGCTGACTAACCTCGTGCGTGATGAGATCATCGACGAAGACGACCTGCCAATCAAACTGACAGCACACTCTCCGTGCTTCCGTTCTGAAGCGGGTTCTTACGGTCGCGACACCCGTGGTCTGATCCGTATGCACCAGTTCGACAAAGTAGAGATGGTGCAGATTGTCCGCCCGGAAGAGTCGATGGACGCGCTGGAAGAGATGACCGGCCACGCTGAGAAAGTGCTGGAGCTGCTGGGTCTGCCGTACCGTCGTATGGCGTTGTGCACCGGTGATATGGGCTTTGGTGCCTGCAAAACCTTCGACCTGGAAGTCTGGGTTCCTGCGCAGAATACCTACCGTGAAATCTCCTCCTGCTCTAACGTCTGGGATTTCCAGGCGCGTCGTATGCAGGCACGTTGCCGCAGCAAGTCTGACAAGAAAACCCGTCTGGTGCATACCCTGAACGGTTCTGGTCTGGCTGTCGGTCGTACACTGGTTGCTGTGCTGGAAAACTATCAGCAGGCGGACGGTCGTATTGAGATCCCTGAAGTGCTGCGTCCGTACATGAAAGGTCAGCAGTACATCGGTTAA
- the dmsA gene encoding dimethylsulfoxide reductase subunit A, translating to MKIKAPEALMAAEVTRRGLMKTTAIGGLAVASSAFTLPFSRLVSAADALSPTTPEKVVWSACTVNCGSRCPLRMHVVDGEIKYVETDNTGDDNYEGLHQVRACLRGRSMRRRVYNPDRLKYPMKRVGKRGEGKFERISWDEAYDIIATNMQRLIKDYGNESIYLNYGTGTLGGTLTRSWPPGKTLVARLMNCCGGYLNHYGDYSSAQIAAGLNYTYGGWADGNSPSDIENSKLVVLFGNNPGETRMSGGGVTYYLEQARAKSNARMIIIDPRYTDTGAGREDEWIPIRPGTDAALVSALAWVMITENLVDQPFLDKYCVGYDEKTLPASAPANGHYKAYILGQGSDGIAKTPEWASTITGIPVDRIVQLAREIGSAKPAYISQGWGPQRHANGEIATRAISMLAILTGNVGIHGGNTGAREGSYEVPFERMPTLENPVQTSISMFMWTDAIERGPEMTALRDGVRGKDKLDVPIKMIWNYAGNCLINQHSEINRTHEILQDDKKCEMIVVIDCHMTSSAKYADIILPDCTASEQMDFALDASCGNMSYVIFTDQAIKPRFECKTIYEMTSELAKRLGVEQQFTEGRTQEGWMRHLHELSRKAIPDLPDFDTFREQGMYKQRDPEGHHVAYKAFRDDPQANPLTTPSGKIEIYSEELAKIASTWELPEGDVIDPLPIYTPGFENYNDPLTAKFPLQLTGFHYKARVHSTYGNVDVLKAACRQEMWINPMDAKARGISNGDRVRIFNGRGEVHIEAKVTPRMMPGVVALGEGAWYSPDANRIDQAGSINVLTTQRPSPLAKGNPSHTNLVQVEKV from the coding sequence ATGAAAATCAAAGCGCCTGAAGCGTTAATGGCTGCCGAGGTCACTCGCCGTGGGTTGATGAAAACCACGGCAATTGGTGGTCTGGCCGTTGCCAGCAGCGCCTTTACGCTCCCTTTTTCTCGTCTGGTGTCGGCGGCGGATGCACTGTCCCCGACCACCCCGGAAAAAGTGGTGTGGAGTGCCTGTACCGTAAACTGCGGTAGCCGTTGTCCACTGCGTATGCATGTGGTGGATGGTGAGATTAAATATGTCGAAACCGATAATACCGGGGACGATAACTACGAGGGGTTACATCAGGTCCGCGCCTGCCTGCGCGGCCGTTCAATGCGTCGTCGCGTTTATAACCCGGACCGCCTGAAGTACCCGATGAAACGCGTTGGCAAGCGTGGAGAAGGGAAGTTCGAGCGCATTAGCTGGGATGAAGCCTACGACATCATCGCGACGAACATGCAGCGTCTGATCAAAGACTACGGCAACGAATCCATCTATCTGAACTATGGCACCGGGACGCTCGGCGGCACGCTGACCCGCTCCTGGCCACCGGGAAAAACGCTGGTGGCCCGTCTGATGAACTGCTGCGGCGGTTATCTGAACCATTATGGCGACTACTCTTCGGCGCAGATTGCCGCCGGTCTGAACTACACCTACGGTGGCTGGGCAGACGGTAACAGCCCGTCTGATATCGAAAACAGTAAGCTGGTGGTGCTGTTCGGCAACAACCCGGGTGAAACGCGCATGAGCGGTGGCGGGGTAACGTACTACCTCGAACAGGCGCGCGCCAAATCGAATGCCCGCATGATTATTATCGACCCGCGCTATACCGACACCGGAGCAGGGCGTGAAGATGAGTGGATCCCGATTCGTCCTGGCACCGATGCTGCGCTGGTCTCCGCGCTGGCGTGGGTGATGATCACTGAAAATCTGGTCGATCAGCCGTTCCTCGATAAATACTGCGTCGGTTATGACGAGAAAACATTGCCAGCCAGCGCGCCGGCTAATGGCCACTATAAGGCCTATATTCTCGGTCAGGGCAGCGACGGTATTGCCAAAACGCCGGAATGGGCGTCCACCATCACGGGAATTCCGGTAGACCGTATTGTTCAACTGGCACGCGAGATTGGCTCGGCTAAACCGGCCTATATTAGTCAGGGCTGGGGTCCACAGCGTCATGCGAACGGTGAAATTGCCACCCGTGCCATTTCGATGCTCGCCATTCTGACGGGTAACGTAGGCATTCATGGCGGTAACACGGGTGCGCGTGAAGGCTCCTATGAAGTGCCGTTTGAACGTATGCCGACGCTGGAAAACCCGGTTCAGACCAGTATCTCCATGTTTATGTGGACTGATGCCATTGAACGCGGCCCGGAAATGACTGCGCTGCGTGACGGCGTGCGGGGTAAGGACAAACTGGATGTCCCGATCAAGATGATCTGGAACTACGCCGGAAACTGTCTCATCAACCAGCACTCTGAAATTAACCGCACCCATGAAATCCTGCAGGATGACAAGAAGTGCGAGATGATTGTGGTGATCGACTGCCACATGACATCTTCGGCAAAATATGCCGATATTATTCTCCCGGACTGCACGGCCTCTGAGCAGATGGATTTCGCGCTGGATGCCTCCTGCGGCAACATGTCCTACGTCATCTTTACCGATCAGGCCATTAAACCTCGCTTTGAGTGCAAAACCATCTATGAGATGACCTCTGAGCTGGCGAAACGTCTTGGCGTTGAGCAGCAATTTACCGAGGGGCGCACGCAGGAAGGGTGGATGCGCCATCTGCATGAACTCTCCCGCAAAGCGATCCCTGACCTCCCGGATTTCGATACCTTCCGTGAGCAGGGGATGTACAAACAGCGTGATCCGGAAGGCCACCACGTGGCGTACAAAGCTTTCCGTGACGATCCGCAGGCCAATCCGCTGACCACGCCATCGGGCAAAATTGAAATTTACTCAGAAGAGCTGGCAAAAATTGCCTCAACCTGGGAGTTGCCGGAAGGGGATGTTATCGATCCGCTGCCGATCTACACGCCGGGCTTTGAAAACTACAACGATCCGCTGACCGCGAAATTCCCGCTGCAGTTGACCGGCTTCCACTACAAAGCGCGTGTTCACTCTACCTATGGCAACGTCGACGTACTGAAAGCTGCCTGCCGTCAGGAGATGTGGATTAACCCGATGGATGCCAAAGCCCGTGGGATCAGCAATGGCGACCGCGTGCGCATCTTTAACGGTCGCGGTGAGGTACACATTGAAGCCAAGGTGACTCCGCGCATGATGCCTGGCGTTGTCGCGCTGGGGGAAGGGGCCTGGTATAGCCCGGATGCGAATCGCATCGACCAGGCAGGCAGTATTAACGTACTGACCACGCAGCGTCCGTCGCCACTGGCGAAGGGCAACCCGTCCCACACGAACCTTGTTCAGGTTGAAAAGGTGTAA
- a CDS encoding DMSO/selenate family reductase complex B subunit, with amino-acid sequence MTTQYGFFIDSSRCTGCKTCELACKDYKDLTPDVSFRRIYEYAGGDWQEDNGVWHQNVFAYYLSIACNHCEDPACTKVCPSGAMHKRDDGFVVVDEDVCIGCRYCHMACPYGAPQYNAAKGHMTKCDGCHTRVADGKKPICVESCPLRALDFGPIDELRKKHGQLAAVAPLPSAHFTKPSIVIKPNANSRPTGDTTGYLANPKEV; translated from the coding sequence ATGACAACCCAGTATGGATTTTTTATTGATTCCAGCCGCTGCACCGGGTGCAAAACCTGCGAGCTCGCCTGCAAGGATTACAAAGATTTAACCCCGGACGTCAGCTTCCGCCGTATTTACGAATACGCGGGCGGTGACTGGCAGGAAGACAACGGTGTCTGGCACCAGAACGTGTTTGCCTACTACCTGTCGATTGCCTGCAACCACTGCGAAGACCCGGCCTGCACCAAGGTCTGCCCGAGCGGGGCGATGCACAAGCGTGACGACGGGTTTGTGGTGGTGGATGAAGATGTCTGCATCGGCTGTCGCTACTGCCACATGGCCTGTCCGTACGGTGCCCCGCAGTACAACGCCGCCAAAGGGCATATGACCAAGTGCGACGGCTGCCACACCCGCGTAGCAGACGGCAAAAAGCCGATCTGCGTGGAGTCCTGTCCGCTGCGTGCGCTGGACTTCGGTCCTATCGACGAGCTGCGTAAAAAACATGGTCAGCTGGCGGCCGTCGCGCCGCTGCCGTCCGCGCACTTCACGAAGCCGAGCATCGTGATTAAACCTAACGCCAACAGCCGCCCGACAGGGGATACCACCGGCTACCTGGCAAACCCGAAGGAGGTGTGA